From Cellulomonas oligotrophica, a single genomic window includes:
- a CDS encoding serine/threonine-protein kinase, producing MTARRAPSTPPRLPGYEHVRVLGLGGFADVFLYRQLLPRRDVAVKVLLAGSLDDDVRERFQTEANLMAQLSHHPSIVTIHQAAIADDGRPYLVMEYCSRPGLADRYRVERLSVAEVLRVGVRLASAVETAHRAGILHRDIKPANVLTTDFGWPALTDFGIAATTGPGAGAATGMSIPWSPPELLAEPPAGDVRSDVYSLAATIYSLLAGRTPFEVPGGANSAQQLVARIERAPVPPIGRDDVPAALHAVLDRAMAKNPSRRYPSAVAVARALQEVEASLHLPVTALDLPDEGLREPVDAGPSAAPDPDDATRVRSVLQLDPGPAPAPAPADLDDGVTRRRPVLTFDPAPVPGVAEPTGEPDAPPTRRRVAAAVSAVVVLAAAAVLLVVTLGGRGTPGPGPASTEFTSPPQEPVAAAVPAPVGIGGTRLADGSVEVTWQNPDPQEGDAYLWGVLTATGEPELVLVDEPRAVVPAQQAGEEVCVQVSIVRADRSSSARPAQGCVP from the coding sequence GTGACCGCACGGCGCGCGCCGTCGACGCCCCCGCGCCTGCCCGGGTACGAGCACGTGCGCGTGCTCGGGCTCGGCGGGTTCGCGGACGTGTTCCTGTACCGCCAGCTGCTGCCGCGCCGCGACGTCGCGGTCAAGGTGCTGCTCGCGGGGAGCCTCGACGACGACGTGCGCGAGCGGTTCCAGACCGAGGCCAACCTCATGGCCCAGCTGTCGCACCACCCGTCGATCGTCACGATCCACCAGGCGGCGATCGCCGACGACGGCCGCCCGTACCTCGTCATGGAGTACTGCTCCCGGCCGGGCCTGGCCGACCGGTACCGCGTGGAGCGGCTGTCCGTGGCGGAGGTGCTGCGCGTGGGCGTGCGGCTCGCGTCGGCGGTCGAGACCGCGCACCGGGCGGGGATCCTGCACCGCGACATCAAGCCGGCGAACGTGCTGACGACCGACTTCGGCTGGCCCGCCCTCACGGACTTCGGGATCGCCGCGACGACGGGCCCCGGCGCGGGCGCCGCCACCGGCATGTCCATCCCGTGGTCCCCGCCGGAGCTGCTGGCCGAGCCGCCCGCGGGCGACGTGCGCTCCGACGTGTACTCCCTCGCCGCGACGATCTACTCGCTGCTCGCCGGGCGGACGCCCTTCGAGGTCCCGGGCGGGGCCAACAGCGCCCAGCAGCTCGTCGCCCGCATCGAGCGCGCGCCCGTGCCGCCGATCGGTCGCGACGACGTCCCGGCGGCCCTGCACGCGGTGCTCGACCGGGCGATGGCGAAGAACCCGTCGCGCCGGTACCCCTCGGCGGTCGCGGTCGCACGCGCCCTGCAGGAGGTCGAGGCGTCGCTGCACCTGCCGGTCACCGCGCTCGACCTGCCCGACGAGGGGCTGCGCGAGCCCGTCGACGCCGGACCGTCCGCGGCGCCGGACCCCGACGACGCGACACGCGTGCGGTCGGTGCTCCAGCTCGACCCGGGGCCCGCGCCCGCCCCCGCCCCCGCCGACCTCGACGACGGCGTGACCCGGCGGCGGCCCGTGCTGACGTTCGACCCCGCACCCGTGCCCGGCGTGGCCGAGCCGACGGGGGAGCCGGACGCACCGCCGACGCGGCGCCGGGTCGCGGCCGCCGTGTCCGCGGTGGTCGTCCTCGCCGCGGCAGCCGTGCTGCTCGTCGTCACCCTCGGTGGGCGGGGCACGCCCGGGCCGGGGCCCGCCAGCACCGAGTTCACGTCCCCGCCCCAGGAGCCCGTCGCGGCCGCGGTGCCCGCCCCGGTGGGCATCGGCGGCACCCGTCTGGCGGACGGGTCGGTCGAGGTCACGTGGCAGAATCCGGACCCGCAGGAGGGTGACGCCTACCTGTGGGGGGTCCTGACCGCGACCGGCGAGCCCGAGCTCGTCCTCGTCGACGAGCCCCGGGCCGTCGTGCCCGCGCAGCAGGCCGGTGAGGAGGTGTGCGTCCAGGTGTCCATCGTGCGCGCCGACCGCAGCTCCTCCGCCCGTCCGGCGCAGGGGTGCGTGCCGTGA
- a CDS encoding PP2C family protein-serine/threonine phosphatase, whose product MRTSWGSATDRGRVREVNEDALLAYPPVFLVADGMGGHDAGDLASRIAVEEFAQLAGQPTATADDVHACFARTSTRIRAEFTGGRQGGTTVAGVAVTEHDGGYYWLVFNVGDSRVYRWSDSALEQVSVDHSVVQELLEAGRITPAEAGRHPERHVLTRALGTGEPPEPDYWLLPAGVDDRLVICTDGLTRELTDLDVERALVQSADPQEAAARLVQDALAHGARDNVSVVVVDVASPAGAQEQVQMTVPRPAELGPHLWDEMLNGSTVPRGPRDTTDAGQDAGTSERPEPQEDPR is encoded by the coding sequence GTGCGGACGTCGTGGGGTTCGGCGACCGATCGCGGGAGGGTCCGCGAGGTCAACGAGGACGCCCTGCTGGCGTACCCGCCCGTGTTCCTCGTCGCCGACGGGATGGGCGGGCACGACGCGGGCGACCTGGCCAGCAGGATCGCCGTGGAGGAGTTCGCCCAGCTGGCCGGGCAGCCCACCGCGACGGCCGACGACGTGCACGCGTGCTTCGCGCGCACCTCGACCCGGATCCGGGCCGAGTTCACCGGCGGGCGCCAGGGCGGCACGACCGTCGCGGGCGTGGCCGTCACCGAGCACGACGGCGGGTACTACTGGCTGGTGTTCAACGTCGGCGACTCGCGGGTGTACCGCTGGTCGGACTCCGCGCTGGAGCAGGTGAGCGTCGACCACTCGGTGGTGCAGGAGCTCCTCGAGGCGGGTCGGATCACGCCCGCGGAGGCGGGCCGGCACCCCGAGCGGCACGTGCTGACCCGCGCCCTGGGCACCGGCGAGCCCCCGGAGCCCGACTACTGGCTGCTGCCCGCCGGGGTCGACGACCGCCTCGTCATCTGCACCGACGGCCTGACCCGTGAGCTGACCGACCTGGACGTCGAGCGCGCGCTCGTGCAGTCCGCGGACCCTCAGGAGGCCGCGGCGCGCCTGGTGCAGGACGCGCTCGCCCACGGCGCGCGCGACAACGTCAGCGTCGTCGTCGTCGACGTCGCGTCGCCCGCGGGGGCCCAGGAGCAGGTGCAGATGACCGTCCCGCGGCCCGCCGAGCTCGGCCCGCACCTGTGGGACGAGATGCTCAACGGATCGACCGTCCCGCGCGGGCCGAGGGACACCACCGACGCCGGGCAGGACGCCGGCACGAGCGAGCGGCCCGAGCCGCAGGAGGACCCGCGATGA
- a CDS encoding FHA domain-containing protein: MSAHEHHEYVPGDWTAVLGDGFVALVEPGTAAATVDGLWQVARDGGGVLAALGVLAAGGFADLPDFVVVDLASGGDVHAVLRGDVHLAVPGADGVQEVEAQLGAVWTEHRASSTGGATVRVGGAGTQGRAWWPVRSGVVRAAAVRLAGVLDAAGTAAPARAADVAGPASGAAPGALRERRGSGRAARSEASIAAATLGAPVVAPAPEPAGDAAAVALPAPTDRQPLDLVPDLETVPDLAPEASGTATPWWAGDDGAAAADPVPDLPDLVGGAGAPGVPGLEPVDDEPFVLTPADVPTPAVADVPMIRVGTHQPGDDDHDGMTILSSDLAQIRDQLPTWSQDAVPGPFLAPVPAPLSARLVLSTGLVVPLDRSVLLGRAPQVARVTNRELPRLVTVPSPNQDISRTHAEVRVDGEHVVVTDLDSTNGVHVSRAGDGVRRLHPGEPSVVATDEVVDLGDGVTFTVERTT; this comes from the coding sequence ATGAGCGCCCACGAGCACCACGAGTACGTCCCGGGCGACTGGACCGCGGTCCTCGGCGACGGGTTCGTCGCCCTCGTCGAGCCCGGCACGGCCGCGGCGACCGTCGACGGCCTGTGGCAGGTGGCCCGCGACGGCGGCGGCGTGCTCGCGGCCCTCGGCGTGCTCGCTGCCGGCGGGTTCGCCGACCTGCCGGACTTCGTCGTCGTCGACCTCGCCTCCGGCGGCGACGTGCACGCCGTGCTGCGGGGCGACGTGCACCTGGCGGTCCCCGGTGCGGACGGCGTGCAGGAGGTCGAGGCGCAGCTCGGCGCCGTGTGGACCGAGCACCGGGCGAGCAGCACGGGCGGGGCCACCGTGCGCGTCGGCGGCGCGGGCACCCAGGGGCGGGCGTGGTGGCCGGTGCGGTCGGGCGTCGTGCGGGCGGCGGCGGTGCGGCTGGCCGGGGTGCTGGACGCCGCGGGCACCGCTGCACCGGCGCGGGCGGCGGACGTCGCGGGCCCCGCGTCGGGTGCCGCACCCGGTGCGCTGCGGGAGCGGCGCGGCTCCGGCCGGGCCGCGCGCTCGGAGGCGAGCATCGCCGCGGCGACGCTGGGCGCCCCGGTCGTGGCACCCGCGCCGGAGCCGGCCGGGGACGCGGCGGCCGTGGCCCTGCCCGCCCCGACGGACCGGCAGCCGCTCGACCTCGTCCCCGACCTGGAGACCGTGCCCGACCTGGCGCCCGAGGCCTCCGGCACCGCCACGCCGTGGTGGGCCGGCGACGACGGTGCCGCCGCCGCGGACCCCGTGCCGGACCTGCCCGACCTCGTCGGCGGCGCCGGTGCGCCGGGCGTGCCCGGGCTCGAGCCCGTCGACGACGAGCCGTTCGTGCTCACCCCGGCGGACGTGCCGACGCCGGCCGTGGCGGACGTGCCGATGATCCGGGTCGGCACGCACCAGCCCGGAGACGACGACCACGACGGCATGACCATCCTGTCGAGCGACCTCGCGCAGATCCGCGACCAGCTGCCGACGTGGAGCCAGGACGCCGTGCCCGGCCCGTTCCTCGCGCCGGTCCCGGCGCCGCTGTCCGCGCGCCTCGTGCTGTCCACCGGGCTCGTCGTGCCCCTGGACCGCTCCGTGCTGCTCGGCCGCGCCCCGCAGGTCGCCCGCGTCACCAACCGCGAGCTGCCGCGCCTGGTCACCGTGCCGAGCCCCAACCAGGACATCTCGCGCACCCACGCCGAGGTCCGGGTCGACGGCGAGCACGTCGTGGTGACCGACCTCGACTCCACCAACGGCGTGCACGTCTCGCGCGCGGGCGACGGCGTGCGTCGTCTGCACCCGGGCGAGCCGAGCGTCGTGGCCACCGACGAGGTCGTCGACCTCGGCGACGGCGTGACGTTCACGGTGGAGCGCACGACGTGA